One Fusarium poae strain DAOMC 252244 chromosome 4, whole genome shotgun sequence DNA window includes the following coding sequences:
- a CDS encoding hypothetical protein (SECRETED:SignalP(1-17)), with protein sequence MAEFASAILSFVVAGLASWRRIDQVVNSIKNAPRNVEHWKVVGGVLAESLRLMDTRIRARQGNLTRPEQNLCKAIDKFTRDFMDDLQKLERTIDPRKSGNKYWLPLKLKLQEDRQLLERLSRNTQIFQLSAIGLSLLDPPSTSVSGPIVSVNRVQQFLEVISDENPEKLDEDEQPDLNRWREALYEVADVAAQREFPDPALANTSPPVTPNTFSSNEASRRPSGVISPEELKYRFEAAISRSKRMYEAGLPMIAKKAHEEAIQHRKEMQSTDEDVIATSVSVSIQMEISYIRIIKACVPHVKSYEALAWERLSNLIESLLEESGLDVNPEFCNEQEQVGTLCAELRDREEAIKLLRLSLNTYLSDPSNNEDKIQRTSMLICEQYECLGQWDNLDAFKRILSRRLLYDPTSEPNALAKTINWCHKNDFQAAEIDGRLSLPDEYLVNGTLLHKAAADMVIQPEVIHQLVLTVYHATPDINGDTPLLVAVQHSNNTVLRALLRVTSSVHVWDSKGRTPLHRCDNVGTMELLLEEIKKPVHHSPSTELGLKLVHIDSTDAYGRTALHEACDGGNESMG encoded by the exons ATGGCAGAGTTCGCCTCAGCCATCCTGagttttgttgttgctggtctTGCTTCATGGAGGAGAATCGATCAAGTTGTCAACTCGATAAAAAATGCTCCAAGGAATGTCGAACATTGGAAAGTGGTGGGAGGAGTGTTGGCCGAGTCACTTCGTCTGATGGACACGAGGATCAGGGCCCGACAAGGCAATTTGACAAGACCGGAGCAGAATCTCTGCAAAGCCATCGATAAGTTCACAAGAGACTTTATGGATGATCTCCAAAAATTGGAAAGAACAATAGACCCAAGAAAGAGTGGTAACAAATATTGGCTGCCTCTCAAGCTGAAGCTTCAAGAGGACCGCCAGTTACTTGAGCGTCTGAGTCGCAATACCCAGATCTTCCAGTTAAGTGCTATTGGTCTATCGTT ATTAGATCCCCCTTCTACATCCGTCTCTGGTCCTATTGTTAGTGTCAACCGAGTCCAACAGTTTCTCGAGGTCATCAGCGATGAAAATCCCGAGAAACTAGACGAAGATGAACAACCCGATTTAAACAGATGGAGAGAAGCGCTATATGAAGTCGCCGATGTAGCAGCTCAACGCGAATTTCCGGACCCTGCGTTGGCCAATACCTCCCCGCCAGTAACACCAAATACATTCAGCAGCAACGAGGCATCCAGAAGGCCTTCAGGTGTCATCAGCCCCGAGGAGCTAAAATACAGGTTCGAAGCCGCCATCTCTCGGTCAAAGCGCATGTACGAAGCCGGACTACCAATGATCGCAAAGAAGGCACACGAAGAAGCGATACAGCATCGAAAAGAGATGCAGTCAACGGATGAGGATGTGATTGCGACTTCGGTGTCGGTTTCAATTCAGATGGAGATCTCCTATATCCGTATCATCAAAGCTTGTGTGCCACACGTCAAGTCTTACGAAGCGCTTGCATGGGAGCGATTGAGTAACCTTATAGAAAGTCTTCTCGAGGAATCTGGCCTCGATGTCAACCCTGAGTTTTGCAATGAACAGGAACAAGTTGGCACTCTATGCGCCGAACTACGCGATCGCGAGGAAGCAATAAAGCTCTTGAGATTATCACTCAATACATATTTGTCTGATCCCAGCAACAACGAGGACAAGATACAGCGAACATCGATGCTGATATGCGAACAGTACGAGTGTTTAGGACAATGGGATAATCTAGATGCTTTCAAGAGGATATTATCCAGGAGACTACTATACGACCCTACTTCTGAACCCAATGCACTCGCAAAGACAATAAATTGGTGTCACAAAAATGACTTCCAAGCCGCAGAAATAGATGGACGTCTTTCTTTACCGGATGAGTACTTGGTTAATGGTACACTACTCCACAAGGCAGCTGCAGACATGGTTATCCAGCCAGAGGTTATTCATCAACTAGTTCTCACAGTATATCATGCAACTCCAGACATCAACGGTGATACGCCTCTACTGGTGGCGGTTCAACACTCAAACAACACTGTACTGCGAGCGCTATTGCGAGTCACTAGCTCAGTCCATGTATGGGATTCTAAAGGACGGACGCCGTTGCATCGATGTGATAATGTAGGTACGATGGAGTTGCTTCttgaagagatcaagaagccTGTGCACCATTCGCCTTCTACAGAGCTGGGCCTCAAGCTGGTCCATATAGACTCAACTGACGCATATGGAAGAACAGCTCTTCATGAGGCATGCGATGGAGGGAACGAGAGCATG GGTTGA